The Pseudomonas extremaustralis genome contains a region encoding:
- a CDS encoding acetyl-CoA C-acetyltransferase, producing MTQLRRVAIIGGNRIPFARSNGPYATASNQAMLTAALEGLIERYNLHGLRMGEVAAGAVLKHSRDFNLTRECVLGSRLSPQTPAYDIQQACGTGLEAALLVANKIALGQIECGIAGGVDTTSDAPIGVNEGLRQILLQANRSKSMADKLKLLLQLRPHHLKPELPRNGEPRTGLSMGQHCERMAQTWQIPRVEQDRLALESHQKMAAAYAEGWHNDLLTPFLGLTRDNNLRPDLTLEKLAALKPAFERSDKGTLTAGNSTPLTDGASLVLLGSEAWAEERGLPILAYLRDGEAAAVDFVNGAEGLLMAPVYAVPRLLARNGLTLQDFDYYEIHEAFAAQVLCTLKAWEDADYCKTRLGLDAPLGSIDRSRLNVKGSSLAAGHPFAATGGRIVANLAKLLDAAGKGRGLISICAAGGQGVTAIIER from the coding sequence ATGACTCAATTGCGCCGTGTAGCGATCATTGGCGGTAACCGCATACCTTTCGCCCGCTCCAATGGTCCCTATGCCACCGCGAGCAACCAGGCGATGCTCACTGCCGCCCTGGAAGGCCTGATCGAGCGCTACAACCTGCACGGCCTGCGCATGGGCGAAGTGGCCGCCGGCGCGGTGCTCAAGCATTCGCGCGACTTCAACCTGACCCGCGAATGTGTGCTGGGCTCGCGTCTGTCGCCGCAAACCCCGGCCTACGATATTCAGCAGGCGTGCGGCACCGGGCTTGAGGCGGCCTTGCTGGTGGCCAACAAAATCGCCCTGGGCCAGATCGAATGCGGCATTGCCGGCGGCGTGGATACCACCTCCGACGCGCCGATCGGCGTGAATGAAGGGCTGCGCCAGATTCTCCTGCAGGCCAACCGCAGCAAGTCCATGGCGGATAAATTAAAACTCCTGTTACAACTTCGTCCCCATCACCTCAAACCGGAGCTGCCGCGCAACGGCGAGCCGCGTACCGGTCTGTCCATGGGCCAGCATTGCGAACGGATGGCCCAGACCTGGCAGATCCCCCGCGTCGAGCAAGACCGGTTGGCCCTGGAAAGCCACCAGAAAATGGCCGCCGCCTACGCCGAAGGCTGGCACAACGACTTGCTCACGCCGTTTCTGGGCCTGACCCGCGACAACAACCTGCGTCCCGACCTGACCTTGGAAAAACTCGCCGCGCTCAAGCCCGCCTTCGAGCGCAGTGACAAGGGCACGCTCACCGCCGGCAACTCCACGCCGCTCACCGACGGTGCCTCCCTGGTGCTGTTGGGCAGCGAAGCCTGGGCCGAGGAACGCGGCCTGCCGATCCTGGCGTATCTGCGTGATGGCGAAGCGGCGGCGGTGGATTTCGTCAACGGCGCCGAAGGCCTGCTGATGGCGCCGGTGTATGCAGTGCCGCGCTTGCTGGCCAGGAATGGTCTGACGCTGCAGGATTTCGATTACTACGAGATCCACGAAGCGTTCGCTGCCCAGGTGTTGTGCACGCTCAAGGCGTGGGAGGATGCGGATTACTGCAAGACCCGCCTCGGGCTGGACGCGCCGCTGGGTTCCATCGACCGCAGCCGGCTCAATGTGAAGGGCAGCTCCCTGGCCGCCGGCCACCCGTTTGCCGCCACCGGCGGGCGTATTGTCGCCAACCTCGCCAAGTTGCTCGACGCGGCGGGCAAGGGGCGTGGGCTGATTTCGATCTGTGCGGCTGGCGGCCAAGGTGTCACCGCAATCATCGAACGTTGA
- a CDS encoding 3-oxoacyl-ACP reductase: MSDRYIDFANSSLGHRLVAALGLPSPVRLERWQAGRLRPVEGALLLSGGALTTHVQAFAHKLTDAIYTYGCESSTWIPGHGPKLKAVVFDASDLQHTDQLKQLREFFQPLLKNLQNSAHLVILGRAPESLDDPFAASAQRALEGFSRSLAKELRNGGVLQLLYVGEGAEDQLEGALRFFLSPKSAYISGQVIRLDACATPVEDWTRPLAGRKALVTGAARGIGASIAETLTRDGAEVILLDVPQAKADLEALAARLGARTVALDICAEDAASQLIERLPDGLDILVHNAGITRDKTLANMTPEYWDAVLAVNLKAPQVLTKALLDSGTLRDNARVVLLASISGIAGNRGQTNYAASKAGLIGLAQAWAPLLKARGISINAVAPGFIETQMTAHIPFALREAGRRMSSLGQGGLPQDVAEAVAWLGQPGSGAVSGQALRVCGQSLLGA; this comes from the coding sequence ATGTCTGACCGTTATATCGACTTCGCCAACTCAAGCCTCGGCCATCGCCTGGTCGCAGCCCTTGGCCTGCCGTCACCGGTACGCCTGGAACGCTGGCAAGCCGGGCGCCTGCGTCCGGTGGAAGGTGCGCTGCTATTGAGTGGTGGCGCGCTGACAACTCACGTACAAGCGTTTGCCCACAAGCTTACCGACGCCATCTACACCTATGGCTGCGAGTCCTCGACTTGGATTCCCGGCCACGGCCCCAAGCTCAAGGCCGTGGTGTTCGACGCCAGCGACCTGCAGCACACCGATCAACTCAAGCAACTGCGCGAATTTTTCCAGCCGCTGCTGAAAAACCTGCAGAACAGCGCGCACCTGGTGATCCTCGGCCGCGCCCCGGAAAGTCTCGACGACCCGTTTGCCGCCAGCGCCCAACGCGCCCTCGAGGGCTTCAGCCGCTCCCTGGCCAAGGAGCTGCGCAACGGCGGCGTCCTGCAATTGCTCTACGTCGGTGAAGGCGCCGAAGACCAATTGGAAGGCGCGCTGCGGTTTTTCCTCTCGCCGAAAAGCGCCTACATCTCGGGTCAGGTGATCCGCCTGGACGCCTGCGCCACGCCGGTCGAGGACTGGACCCGTCCACTGGCCGGGCGCAAGGCGCTGGTGACCGGCGCCGCCCGTGGCATCGGCGCGTCCATTGCCGAAACTCTCACCCGCGACGGCGCCGAGGTGATCCTGCTCGACGTGCCCCAGGCCAAGGCCGACCTCGAAGCCCTGGCCGCGCGCCTGGGTGCGCGCACTGTGGCGCTGGATATCTGCGCCGAAGACGCCGCCAGCCAGTTGATCGAGCGCCTGCCCGACGGCCTCGACATCCTGGTGCACAACGCCGGCATCACCCGTGACAAGACCCTGGCCAACATGACCCCGGAATACTGGGACGCGGTGCTGGCGGTCAACCTCAAGGCGCCACAGGTGCTGACCAAGGCCCTGCTCGACAGCGGCACCCTGCGCGACAACGCACGCGTGGTGTTGCTGGCCTCCATCAGCGGGATTGCCGGCAACCGTGGGCAAACCAACTACGCGGCGAGCAAGGCCGGGCTGATCGGCTTGGCCCAGGCCTGGGCGCCACTGCTCAAGGCGCGCGGTATCAGCATCAATGCCGTGGCTCCAGGGTTTATCGAAACCCAGATGACCGCGCATATCCCCTTCGCCCTGCGCGAAGCCGGGCGGCGCATGAGTTCCCTGGGCCAGGGCGGCTTGCCCCAGGACGTCGCCGAAGCCGTGGCCTGGCTTGGCCAGCCGGGTTCCGGTGCGGTCAGCGGGCAAGCGCTGCGGGTGTGTGGGCAAAGTCTATTGGGAGCGTAA
- a CDS encoding MaoC family dehydratase — translation MHWQTLDATPFLPPLYWRAMLKRKITGSTLPAHGLRCEVNVNPRNVAAYRKVCGFADSPLLPATYPHILAFGVQMQLLTDPSFPFPLLGLIHLSNRIRLHRPLGGVSHLWINVHAQNLKPHPKGATFDIVTTARDALGLLWEAQSRMLCRGVKLEGAATDAALPTPTHVSELTRWTAPADIGRRYARVSGDYNPIHLSALTAKLFGFPQAIAHGLWNTARSLAALGEHLPAAPIEIDVEFRKPVRLPSDVTLLASAAGSSGEWLLKGAGEIEHMVGQWRPIT, via the coding sequence ATGCACTGGCAAACGTTAGACGCGACACCGTTTCTGCCGCCGCTGTATTGGCGCGCGATGCTCAAGCGCAAGATTACCGGCAGCACCTTGCCTGCCCACGGCTTGCGCTGCGAGGTGAACGTCAACCCTCGGAATGTGGCGGCGTATCGCAAGGTCTGCGGGTTTGCCGACAGCCCCCTGCTGCCGGCGACGTATCCGCACATCCTGGCGTTCGGTGTGCAGATGCAGTTGCTCACCGACCCCTCGTTCCCCTTCCCGCTGCTGGGGTTGATTCACCTGAGCAACCGCATCCGCCTCCATCGCCCCCTGGGCGGTGTCAGCCACCTGTGGATAAATGTGCACGCGCAGAACCTCAAGCCCCACCCCAAGGGCGCGACCTTTGACATCGTGACCACTGCCAGAGATGCCCTCGGCCTGCTGTGGGAAGCGCAGAGCCGCATGCTGTGTCGCGGCGTGAAGCTCGAAGGCGCAGCGACCGACGCGGCACTGCCCACGCCCACTCATGTCAGCGAACTGACCCGTTGGACTGCACCCGCCGATATCGGCCGCCGTTATGCGCGGGTCAGCGGCGACTACAACCCGATCCACCTCAGCGCCCTGACCGCCAAGCTGTTCGGCTTCCCCCAGGCCATCGCCCACGGGTTGTGGAACACGGCGCGCAGCCTTGCCGCCCTGGGCGAACACCTGCCTGCCGCCCCTATCGAAATAGACGTCGAATTCCGCAAGCCCGTGCGCCTGCCCAGTGACGTGACGTTATTGGCCAGCGCTGCCGGTTCCAGCGGTGAGTGGCTGTTGAAAGGCGCGGGGGAGATTGAACATATGGTCGGCCAGTGGCGGCCGATCACCTGA
- a CDS encoding DUF4136 domain-containing protein, which translates to MFGRIAMLAFAVLLGGCQTSQVNHDFDASRDFGAYRSWAWKEPALQYRPDDPRIKSDLTEQRIRQAVGEQLDQRGLRPAAAGTKADVNVQAYLIVEDRQQQVTTNYGGAWGGPWNGYWGGPMYNETRNITYKVATLQIDLLDGKDGKLVWRGSDEQMMASSPNPQDRDKEIRTTVSRVLSSYPPH; encoded by the coding sequence ATGTTTGGTCGTATCGCTATGCTTGCTTTTGCCGTGCTGCTGGGCGGTTGCCAGACCAGCCAGGTCAACCACGATTTTGACGCCAGCCGAGACTTCGGCGCCTACCGCAGTTGGGCCTGGAAAGAGCCGGCCCTGCAATACCGCCCCGATGATCCACGGATCAAGAGCGACCTCACCGAACAACGCATCCGCCAAGCCGTGGGCGAGCAACTCGACCAGCGCGGCTTGCGCCCAGCGGCGGCGGGCACTAAGGCTGACGTCAACGTACAGGCCTACCTGATCGTCGAAGACCGCCAGCAACAAGTCACCACCAACTACGGCGGCGCCTGGGGCGGCCCGTGGAATGGCTACTGGGGCGGGCCGATGTACAACGAAACCCGCAACATCACCTACAAAGTCGCGACCCTGCAGATCGACCTGCTCGACGGCAAGGACGGCAAGCTGGTGTGGCGTGGCAGTGACGAGCAGATGATGGCCAGCTCGCCCAACCCGCAGGACCGCGACAAGGAGATCCGCACCACGGTCAGCCGAGTCCTTTCCAGCTACCCACCCCACTGA
- a CDS encoding DUF4136 domain-containing protein, which yields MRRLGLILLSLGLGACSSPNPYVAASAPMPPAPAQAANTFDASAYPAPVRDYGAYRNWAWRNGQLPAGSAWADSAQIAEAVSGALDQRGLRPLHDNRPADLLVSADVHLEKRLKQVQDDYGYGYGGYNRYGNGYGMYNAVPIVRTYEVQVVVVRVNLFDGRTGQPVWSSSAETGSQGSLSERADALRQAVQKAMTAYPPH from the coding sequence ATGCGTCGTCTCGGTTTGATCCTGTTGTCCCTCGGTCTGGGCGCCTGTTCCAGTCCCAATCCTTATGTGGCTGCTTCCGCGCCGATGCCGCCCGCTCCGGCGCAGGCGGCCAACACCTTCGATGCCAGCGCCTACCCGGCGCCGGTGCGCGACTACGGTGCCTACCGCAATTGGGCCTGGCGCAACGGCCAATTGCCGGCGGGCTCGGCCTGGGCAGACTCGGCGCAAATCGCCGAAGCCGTCAGCGGCGCCCTCGACCAGCGTGGCCTGCGCCCGTTGCACGACAACCGCCCGGCGGACCTGCTGGTAAGCGCCGACGTGCACCTGGAGAAGCGCCTCAAGCAAGTCCAAGATGATTACGGCTACGGTTACGGCGGCTATAACCGCTACGGCAACGGCTACGGCATGTACAACGCGGTGCCGATCGTGCGCACCTATGAAGTCCAGGTTGTAGTGGTGCGCGTCAATCTGTTCGATGGGCGCACGGGCCAGCCAGTGTGGAGCTCCAGCGCGGAAACCGGCAGCCAGGGCAGCCTCAGTGAGCGCGCCGATGCCTTGCGCCAGGCGGTGCAAAAGGCGATGACCGCGTATCCGCCCCATTAA
- a CDS encoding methyltransferase, which translates to MSDRHFDQLATRFAEKIYGGAKGAIRLAVLQADLAEALPQRPLRVLDIGAGLGHMSLWLAERGHQVTLAEPAEPMLEGARQRFAEAGQSATFIQAPWQDLLGQLTEPYDLVLCHAVLEWLAEPHAILPVLHQLTVPGGWLSLAFYNRDALIYRNLLKGHFRKMRKNDMAGEKQSLTPQQPLDPRELAAQLEGLWQVESQSGVRVFHDYMPVEFQARADLQDLVEMELAHRRHPSFAGLGRYLHWICRPV; encoded by the coding sequence ATGAGTGACCGCCATTTCGACCAGTTGGCCACGCGCTTCGCCGAGAAGATCTACGGCGGCGCCAAAGGTGCGATTCGCCTGGCGGTGCTTCAGGCCGACCTCGCTGAAGCTTTGCCGCAACGTCCATTGCGCGTGCTGGATATCGGCGCGGGCCTGGGGCATATGTCGCTGTGGCTGGCCGAGCGCGGCCATCAGGTGACCCTGGCCGAACCCGCCGAACCCATGCTCGAAGGCGCGCGTCAGCGCTTCGCCGAGGCCGGGCAGAGTGCGACGTTCATCCAGGCGCCCTGGCAAGACCTGCTCGGCCAGCTCACCGAACCCTATGACCTGGTGCTGTGCCATGCGGTGCTGGAATGGCTGGCCGAACCCCACGCGATCCTGCCGGTGCTGCACCAGCTCACGGTGCCCGGCGGCTGGCTGTCCCTGGCGTTCTACAATCGCGATGCGTTGATTTACCGCAACCTGCTCAAAGGCCATTTCCGCAAAATGCGCAAGAACGACATGGCCGGCGAAAAACAGAGCCTGACCCCGCAACAACCCCTCGACCCACGCGAGCTGGCGGCGCAACTCGAGGGGTTGTGGCAGGTCGAAAGCCAGAGTGGCGTGCGGGTGTTCCACGATTACATGCCGGTGGAGTTCCAGGCCCGCGCCGATTTGCAGGACCTTGTGGAAATGGAACTCGCTCACCGTCGTCACCCAAGCTTTGCCGGACTTGGGCGTTATTTGCACTGGATCTGCCGTCCGGTTTAA
- a CDS encoding MazG-like family protein has product MNLEHLTERLHRIRDTNNWKQFHSPKNLAMAASVEMAELVEIFQWLSEDQSRQLPAEKLAHAGQEVGDIVLYLLLLCSELGLDMNEVVRAKLADSERRFAHE; this is encoded by the coding sequence ATGAACCTCGAACACCTCACCGAACGCCTGCACCGCATCCGCGATACAAACAATTGGAAACAATTCCACAGCCCGAAAAACCTGGCCATGGCCGCCAGCGTGGAAATGGCCGAACTGGTCGAGATTTTCCAATGGCTGAGCGAAGACCAATCCCGCCAATTGCCCGCCGAAAAACTCGCCCATGCCGGGCAGGAAGTCGGCGATATCGTGCTGTACCTGCTGTTGCTGTGCAGCGAGCTGGGCCTGGACATGAACGAGGTGGTGCGCGCCAAACTGGCCGACAGCGAACGGCGGTTTGCCCATGAGTGA
- the pbpC gene encoding peptidoglycan glycosyltransferase PbpC (penicillin-binding protein 1C), translated as MTLLWLADRIWPLPLPKDDLARVVLAEDGTPLWRFADANGVWRYPVQTREVSPYYLDALLTYEDRWFYRHPGVNPLALVRASWQNLTGARVVSGGSTLSMQVARLLDPHSRTFLGKLRQLWRTAQLEWHLSKDEILNLYLNRAPFGGTLQGVAAASWAYLGKSPTQLTYAEAALLAVLPQAPSRLRPDRHPQRAQQARDKVLRRLGEFQVWPQSAVDEALQEPLLLAPRLEPSLAPLLARRLNRPDSPPLIRTTLDATLQRRLEDLLLGWRARLPEYTSAAILVVEEESMAVRAYLGSVDINDAKRFGHVDMISALRSPGSTLKPFLYGMALDDGLIHSESLLQDVPRRYGDYRPGNFSMGFTGAVPASTALSSSLNLPAVQLLEAYGPKRFAAQMRIGGMPLALPALAEPNLALILGGAGSRLEDLVSGYSAFARGGKSATLRLQPDDGLRERPLLSPGAAWIVRRILSGQARPDRDPRAELVQRPVLAWKTGTSYGFRDAWAIGVGPRYLIGVWIGRPDGTPVPGQFGLASAAPLMLQVHDLLTNRDSQRGISAPVLPVPANVGVAAICWPLGQPMNRSDPNCRRQRFAWTLDNTTPPTLLALDQPLSVGLMESVWVNARGLRVDAHCPGAEPKNIALWPAPLEPWLPRAERREARIPAADPDCPPPALAAASPLSIVGVREGDQLRLPAGSQQTLRLKLSALGGSGRRWWFLNGAPLGDSANQDFINASFEQLGRYQLSVLDEAGQTARLEFSVVD; from the coding sequence ATGACCCTGCTATGGCTGGCTGATCGCATCTGGCCGTTGCCGTTACCCAAGGATGACCTGGCGCGGGTGGTGCTGGCCGAGGATGGTACGCCGTTGTGGCGATTCGCCGATGCCAACGGCGTGTGGCGTTACCCGGTGCAGACCCGTGAAGTGTCGCCGTATTACCTCGATGCGTTGCTCACCTACGAAGACCGCTGGTTCTATCGACACCCCGGCGTGAACCCGCTGGCACTGGTGCGCGCGAGCTGGCAGAACCTGACGGGCGCGCGGGTGGTATCGGGTGGCAGCACGCTGTCGATGCAAGTGGCGCGTTTGCTCGACCCGCACTCGCGCACCTTCCTGGGCAAATTGCGCCAGCTGTGGCGCACCGCGCAGTTGGAGTGGCACCTGTCCAAGGATGAGATTCTCAATCTGTACCTGAACCGCGCGCCGTTTGGCGGCACGTTGCAGGGCGTGGCGGCCGCCAGTTGGGCGTACCTGGGCAAATCACCCACGCAACTGACCTACGCCGAAGCTGCCCTGCTCGCGGTATTGCCCCAGGCGCCGAGCCGCCTGCGCCCGGATCGTCACCCCCAGCGCGCCCAGCAAGCCCGCGACAAGGTGCTGCGCCGCCTCGGCGAATTCCAGGTGTGGCCGCAATCGGCCGTGGATGAAGCCCTGCAAGAACCGCTGCTGCTCGCCCCGCGCCTGGAACCCAGCCTGGCGCCGTTGCTCGCCCGCCGGCTGAACCGTCCCGACAGCCCGCCGCTGATTCGCACCACCCTGGACGCCACCCTGCAACGCCGTCTCGAAGATTTGCTGCTGGGCTGGCGCGCACGTCTGCCGGAATACACCTCCGCCGCGATCCTGGTGGTGGAAGAAGAGAGCATGGCCGTGCGTGCCTACCTGGGCTCGGTGGACATCAACGATGCCAAGCGCTTTGGTCATGTGGACATGATCAGCGCGCTGCGCTCGCCAGGCTCCACGTTGAAACCGTTTCTCTATGGCATGGCGTTGGACGACGGGCTGATTCATTCCGAATCGTTGCTGCAGGATGTGCCCCGGCGTTACGGCGATTACCGGCCGGGCAACTTCTCCATGGGGTTTACCGGCGCGGTGCCGGCCAGTACCGCGTTGTCCAGTTCGCTGAACCTGCCGGCGGTGCAGTTGCTGGAAGCCTACGGGCCCAAACGGTTTGCCGCACAGATGCGCATCGGCGGCATGCCGTTGGCCCTGCCGGCGCTGGCCGAGCCCAACCTGGCACTGATCCTGGGCGGCGCGGGCAGTCGTCTGGAAGACCTGGTCAGCGGTTACAGCGCCTTCGCCCGGGGCGGCAAGTCTGCAACCCTGCGATTACAGCCCGACGATGGGCTTCGAGAACGCCCGCTGCTGTCGCCAGGGGCTGCCTGGATTGTGCGGCGCATCCTCAGCGGCCAGGCGCGGCCCGACCGCGACCCACGCGCCGAGCTGGTGCAACGCCCGGTGTTGGCCTGGAAGACCGGCACCAGCTATGGCTTTCGCGATGCCTGGGCGATTGGCGTAGGCCCGCGCTACTTGATCGGTGTGTGGATCGGCCGACCGGACGGCACGCCGGTGCCGGGGCAGTTCGGCTTGGCCTCGGCGGCGCCACTGATGTTGCAGGTGCACGACCTGCTGACCAACCGCGACAGCCAGCGCGGCATCAGCGCGCCGGTGTTACCGGTGCCGGCCAATGTCGGTGTGGCCGCCATCTGTTGGCCGCTGGGCCAGCCCATGAACCGCAGCGATCCCAATTGCCGGCGCCAGCGGTTTGCCTGGACGCTGGACAACACCACGCCGCCGACCTTGCTGGCCTTGGATCAACCCTTGAGCGTGGGCCTGATGGAAAGCGTGTGGGTCAACGCCAGGGGCCTGCGGGTCGACGCCCATTGCCCGGGCGCCGAGCCGAAAAACATCGCGCTGTGGCCCGCACCCCTGGAGCCATGGTTGCCCAGGGCCGAACGCCGCGAAGCGCGCATCCCGGCCGCCGACCCCGATTGCCCGCCACCGGCGCTGGCCGCCGCGTCGCCGCTGTCGATCGTCGGCGTGCGCGAAGGCGATCAACTGCGCCTGCCGGCTGGCAGCCAACAAACCCTGCGCCTGAAACTCTCGGCGTTGGGCGGCAGCGGCCGGCGCTGGTGGTTTCTCAATGGGGCGCCGTTGGGGGACAGCGCCAATCAGGATTTCATCAACGCCAGTTTCGAGCAGTTGGGCCGCTACCAGCTCAGCGTCCTCGACGAAGCCGGCCAGACGGCCCGGCTCGAATTCAGCGTCGTCGATTGA